From the Oleiphilus messinensis genome, one window contains:
- a CDS encoding FkbM family methyltransferase, translating into MAMQHCRYQSRLIAYLQSLEISRGCDFTLMDVGASGGIEDIWRQFEPNLQGVGFDPLVSEINRLNDVENNPRFKYVDAWLTCENDGVASAIDNKGYGNNQSFHQTSAQKAADLMSLNYTEQYFNSGSAVVHSSHRMSLDTYLVQDERYNVDFLKVDTDGHDYFVLRGAEKLLSQGDVIGVQVECQFHGSLHPHASIFSNIDLYLRGLGFTLFDLDCWHYTNAALPGEFYYRIPAQTRQGQVQWCDALYVRGIDVESAYTDKWIAHNNHHKLLKMMMVLGLFGQEDSVAGLVQKLVKQNYVIPGVDYKTVLNLLVPDNPWGINDYDSYMAKFQENPGNFYPPE; encoded by the coding sequence ATGGCCATGCAACATTGTCGCTACCAATCCAGATTGATAGCGTATCTACAAAGCCTGGAAATAAGTCGCGGATGTGATTTTACGCTGATGGATGTTGGCGCCAGTGGTGGTATTGAAGATATTTGGAGGCAATTTGAACCAAACTTGCAAGGAGTAGGTTTTGACCCGCTGGTCAGCGAGATAAACCGGCTGAACGACGTTGAAAATAACCCAAGATTTAAGTACGTCGATGCTTGGTTGACCTGTGAAAATGATGGAGTTGCTTCTGCTATTGATAATAAGGGCTACGGCAATAATCAATCTTTTCACCAAACCAGTGCTCAAAAAGCTGCAGACTTAATGTCACTGAATTACACCGAACAGTATTTTAATAGTGGCTCAGCCGTGGTGCATTCCAGTCATAGAATGTCATTGGATACTTATCTGGTTCAAGACGAGCGTTATAACGTTGATTTTTTAAAAGTGGATACAGACGGGCATGATTATTTTGTATTACGTGGCGCAGAAAAACTGTTGAGTCAGGGTGACGTTATCGGTGTTCAGGTTGAATGCCAGTTCCACGGTAGTTTGCATCCGCATGCCAGTATTTTCAGCAATATTGATTTATACCTCCGGGGACTGGGCTTTACGCTTTTTGATCTGGACTGCTGGCATTACACAAATGCCGCATTACCAGGTGAGTTTTATTACCGGATTCCTGCACAAACCAGGCAGGGCCAGGTCCAGTGGTGTGATGCACTGTATGTGCGGGGGATTGATGTTGAATCAGCTTACACCGATAAATGGATCGCTCATAACAACCATCACAAGCTTTTAAAAATGATGATGGTGTTGGGGCTTTTCGGTCAGGAAGACAGTGTTGCCGGACTGGTTCAAAAATTAGTGAAGCAGAACTATGTCATACCCGGTGTGGACTATAAAACTGTACTAAATCTCCTGGTGCCCGATAACCCATGGGGAATAAACGATTACGATAGTTATATGGCGAAGTTTCAGGAAAACCCGGGAAATTTCTATCCTCCAGAATAA
- a CDS encoding class I SAM-dependent methyltransferase, whose amino-acid sequence MDNGNSQQAILRVFDFINHHSILHGPTHLHACKDELNNAFLYCETPSKQWNYAFHYNLSLHSLLPDFDPSTKELLIDIEVTVANGSIGIGLVGANLQNYLSRELQQPEGQDRCKLTIYWSANTFEANLVFRQVSDSNTVSKFNLHNIQFRQEPLGYSKTNTGFPTNNEVNLSEQIRNSIAKPGKHKLKKTNPVIVETRDVNKLPSILNGNKEVKIPIARDKHCLDWSMEEDDSNILRYIFQTLNPQRHLEFGTWKGFGTKLCAENCDARIWTLNLPEGEKNAQGEPIYIESGSQGPTIQTDCGDMIGHLYREAGFSNRVNQILVDSNEWDSSIFEDGYFDTILIDGGHDFGTVTNDTNQALRLLRPGGILMWHDFCPTVQALNQFASIRGVAQSIESNWQTISKELDSIYWLKPSYLLLGIKNSHI is encoded by the coding sequence ATGGATAACGGAAACTCACAGCAAGCTATACTACGCGTATTTGATTTTATTAATCATCACTCAATCTTACATGGCCCAACTCATTTACATGCCTGTAAGGATGAACTGAACAACGCTTTTCTGTATTGCGAAACGCCCAGTAAACAGTGGAATTATGCCTTCCACTATAACTTGTCCCTACACTCGTTGTTACCTGATTTCGATCCAAGCACAAAGGAATTACTGATTGACATAGAAGTGACCGTTGCGAATGGTTCTATCGGAATTGGCCTAGTTGGAGCCAATCTGCAAAACTACCTATCGAGAGAATTACAGCAGCCTGAGGGTCAAGACCGATGCAAACTCACTATTTATTGGTCCGCTAACACCTTCGAAGCAAACCTGGTATTTCGTCAGGTTAGTGACAGCAATACAGTATCAAAATTCAATCTACACAATATTCAATTCCGGCAGGAACCGCTCGGGTATTCAAAAACTAACACAGGATTTCCCACAAACAACGAAGTCAACTTGTCCGAACAAATCAGAAACTCTATAGCCAAGCCTGGAAAACATAAACTCAAGAAAACTAATCCGGTTATTGTCGAGACTCGTGATGTCAATAAACTACCCTCAATCCTAAACGGAAACAAAGAAGTAAAAATCCCAATAGCTAGGGATAAGCACTGCCTGGATTGGAGTATGGAAGAAGACGATTCCAATATTTTGAGATACATTTTTCAGACGCTTAACCCCCAGCGCCACTTGGAATTCGGGACTTGGAAGGGCTTCGGCACTAAACTATGTGCAGAAAATTGCGATGCAAGAATATGGACTCTAAATTTACCCGAAGGAGAAAAAAATGCCCAAGGTGAACCAATCTATATCGAATCAGGTTCACAAGGCCCAACAATACAAACTGACTGTGGTGACATGATTGGTCACCTCTATCGCGAGGCAGGCTTTTCAAACCGGGTGAATCAAATCCTCGTTGATTCGAATGAATGGGACAGCTCCATATTTGAAGATGGTTACTTCGACACAATCCTAATTGATGGTGGTCACGATTTCGGCACAGTAACAAATGACACCAACCAAGCCCTTCGCCTACTCCGTCCAGGGGGAATATTAATGTGGCACGACTTCTGTCCCACTGTCCAGGCGTTAAATCAATTCGCATCTATCCGGGGTGTAGCCCAGTCAATTGAAAGCAACTGGCAAACTATCTCAAAAGAATTAGATAGTATTTATTGGCTCAAGCCGAGCTATCTACTACTCGGGATAAAAAATAGTCACATTTAA
- a CDS encoding carbamoyltransferase family protein — MALVLGTKIAQHDACFALVKDGEVLCIYEEERFNRIKHGHCSTSVALNRLLSDYGITVSDIDYVTNYIDVQLFPFILNDILDPSFRAAKLAANPEDKNSMMDWFYNAYAGMLLTYGFEKSKIVSVRHHLAHMAGAFYPSPCHSAALISADGFGEAESAVIAKGEGSDIQILQSNEYPASLGALYLAFTNFLGWDYGEEGKTMALASYGKPKYLDKFIGEYLNLQDNGFFTYRKPELLGECTFLVNPFVEKMFGTPRKREDKLTQYHMDIAATIQEFTNQTFIKLAKEAKKLTNEKTLVISGGVALNSVANGQILKQNLFDEVLAYPHSNDAGTAVGGALWVEYSKLGNKRQNHWYFNHAYLGTQIDSENIESVAEKYDLSYKKVENPAKVAADLISEGKIVGWVQGRAEIGPRALGNRSILGNPANANIKNLINSKVKNRENWRPFAPSVLAEDAALYFDTNQKLPYMIIVADVRPEWRDKIPSVIHVDGTARVQTVDKNVNPRFYELLTEMKRKTGLGMVLNTSFNAGGEPIISTTEQAIKNFLTTEMDALIIDNAVFEDKANAQPCDKFAVHQSTFAALDPTKPLYVLGVSDNSDISFYTEFLSHLAYWEQPVAIHPHLEKLSGIKLNALLPEQIIEDPGFDNASILVLGGQTASHWTFDAYLIRAELVVQGFDYFPNHQILSIAQNGGVSDLNVLQLHQKFMLENGQF; from the coding sequence ATGGCCCTCGTTCTCGGAACCAAAATAGCACAACATGACGCCTGTTTTGCACTGGTAAAAGATGGTGAAGTATTGTGTATTTATGAGGAAGAAAGGTTTAATCGGATAAAACATGGGCATTGCTCCACAAGTGTTGCACTAAACCGACTGTTGAGTGACTACGGAATAACCGTATCTGATATTGACTATGTGACGAATTATATCGATGTTCAATTATTTCCGTTTATCCTTAACGATATATTGGATCCATCATTTCGAGCAGCAAAGCTGGCAGCCAATCCTGAAGATAAAAACTCTATGATGGACTGGTTCTACAATGCTTACGCCGGTATGTTACTGACCTATGGGTTCGAAAAATCAAAAATAGTATCCGTCAGACATCACTTGGCCCACATGGCTGGTGCATTTTACCCCTCACCATGCCATAGCGCAGCACTGATCAGCGCAGACGGATTTGGCGAAGCGGAGTCGGCCGTCATCGCAAAAGGTGAAGGATCAGATATTCAGATTTTGCAATCGAATGAATATCCAGCATCTCTGGGTGCACTGTATCTCGCATTTACTAACTTTTTAGGTTGGGATTATGGTGAGGAAGGTAAAACAATGGCTTTGGCAAGTTATGGCAAACCAAAGTATCTTGATAAATTCATCGGGGAATACCTGAATCTCCAAGACAATGGCTTTTTCACCTACCGTAAACCAGAATTACTGGGGGAATGTACCTTCCTTGTAAACCCATTCGTTGAGAAAATGTTTGGTACACCTAGAAAACGCGAAGACAAATTAACCCAATACCATATGGATATCGCAGCAACAATCCAGGAATTTACGAACCAGACATTTATCAAGCTCGCCAAAGAAGCCAAAAAACTTACCAACGAGAAGACGCTTGTCATTTCAGGCGGCGTGGCATTGAATAGCGTCGCAAACGGACAAATATTAAAACAAAACCTGTTCGATGAAGTGCTTGCATACCCCCACTCTAACGATGCGGGAACCGCAGTCGGCGGCGCGCTCTGGGTTGAATACTCGAAGCTGGGTAACAAAAGGCAAAACCATTGGTATTTTAATCACGCCTACCTTGGCACCCAGATCGATTCAGAAAACATTGAATCAGTAGCCGAAAAGTATGACCTTTCATACAAAAAAGTCGAAAACCCGGCGAAGGTTGCTGCAGACTTGATTTCAGAGGGAAAAATCGTTGGATGGGTTCAGGGACGTGCTGAAATTGGCCCGAGAGCACTGGGAAATCGCTCCATACTTGGCAATCCGGCTAATGCAAACATCAAGAATCTGATAAATTCCAAAGTTAAAAATCGAGAAAATTGGCGCCCCTTTGCCCCCTCGGTATTGGCTGAGGATGCGGCTTTATATTTCGACACAAATCAAAAACTCCCGTATATGATTATTGTCGCAGATGTCCGCCCGGAGTGGCGCGACAAAATACCTTCCGTGATCCACGTCGATGGCACTGCGCGGGTACAAACAGTTGACAAAAATGTAAACCCGCGGTTTTACGAACTGCTGACAGAAATGAAACGCAAAACGGGCTTAGGTATGGTTCTTAACACATCATTTAATGCCGGTGGAGAACCGATCATCTCCACAACAGAACAGGCGATCAAAAATTTCCTGACAACAGAAATGGATGCACTCATAATCGACAACGCTGTTTTTGAAGATAAAGCGAACGCTCAACCATGTGATAAATTCGCCGTTCATCAATCTACTTTTGCTGCTCTTGATCCAACCAAACCTTTATATGTTTTGGGGGTTTCTGATAACTCTGACATATCTTTCTATACAGAGTTTTTGTCTCATCTAGCATATTGGGAGCAACCTGTAGCCATACACCCGCACCTTGAAAAATTATCCGGCATCAAGCTCAATGCACTTTTACCGGAGCAAATTATTGAGGATCCAGGCTTCGACAATGCCTCTATACTGGTACTCGGAGGGCAAACTGCAAGCCATTGGACTTTTGATGCATACTTGATTCGCGCGGAACTCGTAGTGCAAGGTTTTGACTATTTCCCGAACCATCAAATATTATCGATAGCCCAAAACGGCGGTGTCAGTGACCTGAACGTACTTCAACTTCATCAGAAATTCATGCTTGAAAATGGCCAATTCTGA
- a CDS encoding UDP-glucose dehydrogenase family protein — protein MKNLNLSVIGLGKLGSPMAAVFAKKGFNVIGLDVNPEFVSKINAGTAPLQETQLQEYVNSGKANLRATTDYDDAIKNSDITFIILPTPSDDSGFFSNDYVLSSVTKIGAALRSKTGYHLVVITSTTMPGATNGIIRETLEKSSGRKLGPNLGLCYSPEFIALGSVIKNMLNPDFILIGESDRQAGDVLQSIYSQTCENTPLIKRMTFTSAELTKLCVNTFVTTKISFANMVAEYCEHLEGAEAEIVMDAVGSDSRIGKKYLQGAIGYGGPCFPRDNRAFYALGQEFGLQADLAKASDTINNHQVVRLKKTINQIAQNKHTVAILGLAYKPETDVAEESQGVLLANILCNDGYSVTVFDPMAVLNSKKLLDNQINIAQDLEDALKNNEVIVITTPWAQFSALPDLIDATRARIIIDPWRVINPEQLPETVLLITMGRTLQSKP, from the coding sequence ATGAAAAACCTGAATTTATCTGTCATCGGCCTCGGTAAGCTTGGATCGCCTATGGCAGCAGTATTTGCCAAAAAGGGCTTCAACGTAATCGGCCTTGATGTTAATCCCGAATTTGTCTCCAAAATCAACGCCGGCACAGCCCCTCTGCAGGAGACACAGCTGCAAGAGTACGTCAATAGCGGAAAAGCAAATCTACGTGCTACAACTGACTATGATGATGCGATAAAAAACAGCGATATTACATTCATAATTCTACCCACACCGAGTGATGATAGTGGCTTCTTCTCAAATGATTATGTACTCAGCTCGGTAACCAAAATCGGAGCGGCGTTAAGATCCAAAACAGGTTATCACCTTGTTGTAATCACCAGCACAACTATGCCGGGTGCCACTAACGGTATCATTCGGGAAACACTTGAAAAGTCATCCGGTCGAAAGCTGGGGCCAAACCTCGGGCTGTGCTATAGCCCCGAGTTTATCGCTTTAGGAAGTGTTATCAAGAATATGCTCAACCCCGACTTCATCCTGATTGGAGAATCGGATCGGCAGGCTGGAGACGTACTGCAGTCCATTTACTCGCAAACCTGTGAAAACACGCCACTCATAAAACGCATGACTTTCACAAGCGCTGAACTTACAAAGTTGTGTGTTAATACATTTGTCACGACGAAAATTTCATTTGCCAACATGGTGGCTGAGTATTGCGAACATTTGGAAGGCGCAGAAGCTGAAATCGTTATGGATGCGGTTGGAAGCGATTCGAGAATTGGTAAGAAGTACCTGCAAGGTGCAATAGGGTATGGCGGCCCCTGTTTCCCGAGAGACAATCGTGCATTCTATGCACTGGGACAGGAGTTCGGTTTGCAAGCGGATCTGGCTAAAGCCTCTGATACGATAAACAATCACCAGGTTGTCAGACTTAAAAAAACCATAAACCAAATCGCACAGAACAAACATACAGTCGCGATCCTGGGACTCGCTTACAAACCTGAAACTGATGTTGCTGAGGAAAGCCAGGGCGTTTTGCTTGCCAATATTCTGTGCAATGATGGGTATTCAGTCACAGTATTTGATCCAATGGCTGTGCTTAACAGTAAAAAACTGCTGGATAACCAAATTAATATCGCGCAGGATCTCGAAGATGCACTCAAAAACAACGAAGTCATCGTGATCACGACACCTTGGGCTCAATTTTCGGCACTGCCCGATCTAATTGATGCCACTCGAGCCCGCATAATCATTGACCCCTGGCGAGTTATTAATCCCGAGCAACTTCCTGAAACTGTTCTTCTGATCACAATGGGCAGAACGTTACAATCCAAACCGTAA
- a CDS encoding adenylyl-sulfate kinase yields the protein MDQGQTISKLSISGGQYAPVYWITGLSGSGKSTLGNALYLKLKQQNPATVFLDGDNLRQVYGDSASYDSESRKSIAKQNARLAHLLSSQGIQVVIATISLFHEVQDWNRKNLPGYVEIFLDTPITIIKARCAKGLYSENSTNMVGQDVFAEYPLNPHFVFDTTNLAPENIVETIIKETPFGQD from the coding sequence GTGGATCAGGGGCAAACTATTTCAAAGTTATCGATAAGTGGAGGTCAATACGCGCCGGTTTATTGGATCACCGGTTTGTCCGGGTCTGGCAAATCTACACTTGGCAATGCGCTTTACCTAAAATTAAAACAACAAAATCCAGCTACTGTGTTTCTGGATGGCGATAATCTCAGACAAGTGTATGGCGACAGTGCAAGTTACGATTCCGAGAGCCGTAAATCTATCGCAAAACAGAATGCAAGACTTGCCCACCTATTGTCTTCTCAAGGCATACAGGTCGTGATTGCCACAATTTCACTGTTTCACGAAGTGCAGGACTGGAATCGAAAGAATCTACCAGGTTATGTGGAGATTTTCCTGGACACGCCGATAACGATTATAAAAGCGCGGTGTGCGAAAGGGTTGTACTCGGAAAACTCCACCAATATGGTGGGGCAAGACGTGTTTGCTGAATACCCCCTGAACCCCCACTTTGTTTTCGATACGACTAATTTAGCGCCAGAGAATATCGTAGAGACAATTATAAAAGAAACCCCTTTCGGACAAGATTAA
- a CDS encoding nucleoside-diphosphate sugar epimerase/dehydratase, with amino-acid sequence MDNNLLPQLTVFTTCKPFVGEIAAMQRNAIYSWQALGLKIVLIGNDLGTAKVAAETGAVHIADVLSTPGGIPLVSSLFGTAQQNTDTAFLAYLNSDIILLPNFIEALTPLLLSPEPNANLLLSARRINIPLSELIVNQQPDWQRELDKRCSDFGSWDYPNAVDLFLFNRDLYRDIPDFAIGRMQWDNWLIWSARQAGAKVIDASLDFALIHPVHGYAIHSQGWQEITQGADSQMNRKLAKNQLLELESGSTHLLEHGELIPNDAQNRKKIANTCKPSPTKELLGTLKYLSVNTHRVNQSVTHQPRNLQQAIDTIRTLLYRHKEFVPQKIDSLASEEEFDQCITRSLDYMETRGLDAALHALQSLVAKPLLELLKQVERSGRPIVIWGAGQLGIRLKALLNRHQLVVSGFVDTDPNKKGLKIECVPVLAKSWKELMPLMSAKPYVLIGSMYFSEIEKQLKQHGLSPNEDYSG; translated from the coding sequence ATGGATAACAACCTACTCCCACAACTTACCGTATTCACAACCTGCAAACCATTTGTCGGTGAAATTGCTGCAATGCAACGAAATGCGATCTACAGCTGGCAAGCGCTTGGCCTGAAGATCGTGCTGATCGGAAACGATTTGGGTACAGCGAAAGTCGCAGCTGAAACCGGAGCCGTTCACATTGCCGACGTATTATCGACTCCCGGCGGTATACCATTGGTCAGCTCTTTGTTCGGGACCGCGCAACAGAATACAGATACTGCTTTTTTGGCCTACCTGAATTCTGATATCATTCTACTCCCGAATTTTATTGAAGCCCTGACTCCATTACTCCTATCCCCAGAGCCGAATGCAAATCTGTTACTCAGCGCGCGTCGCATCAATATTCCACTGAGTGAGCTGATTGTTAATCAACAGCCAGATTGGCAAAGGGAACTCGACAAACGTTGCTCAGACTTTGGCAGCTGGGATTATCCCAACGCCGTCGACTTGTTTCTTTTTAACCGCGATTTATATCGGGATATACCGGATTTCGCCATCGGCAGAATGCAATGGGATAACTGGTTAATCTGGAGTGCTAGACAAGCAGGTGCCAAGGTCATTGATGCATCACTTGATTTCGCACTGATACACCCCGTACATGGTTATGCTATACACAGTCAGGGCTGGCAGGAAATTACGCAAGGTGCTGATTCACAGATGAACCGGAAATTAGCCAAAAACCAACTCCTCGAACTCGAATCGGGCAGTACCCACCTACTTGAACATGGGGAACTGATACCGAACGACGCCCAAAACCGCAAAAAAATCGCAAATACCTGCAAACCATCTCCGACTAAAGAGTTATTAGGTACACTGAAATACTTATCCGTTAACACTCATAGGGTAAATCAATCCGTCACTCATCAACCACGGAACCTGCAACAGGCGATCGATACTATTCGCACTCTACTCTATCGCCATAAAGAGTTCGTTCCGCAAAAAATCGACAGCTTAGCAAGTGAGGAAGAGTTTGATCAATGTATTACCAGGTCATTAGATTATATGGAAACAAGGGGCTTAGACGCCGCACTACACGCCCTACAAAGCCTAGTGGCCAAACCACTACTCGAACTGCTAAAACAGGTAGAACGTTCGGGTAGACCTATCGTAATTTGGGGGGCAGGCCAACTCGGTATTAGGTTAAAAGCCTTGCTAAATCGTCACCAGTTAGTGGTAAGCGGTTTTGTTGATACTGACCCAAACAAAAAAGGGTTAAAGATTGAATGCGTACCTGTGCTGGCCAAGTCCTGGAAAGAATTGATGCCCCTTATGTCCGCCAAGCCATATGTGCTGATCGGCTCAATGTACTTTTCAGAAATTGAAAAACAGTTAAAGCAACATGGCTTAAGCCCCAATGAAGACTATTCAGGGTAG
- a CDS encoding class I SAM-dependent methyltransferase: MNTQWDYSQLAEAYLKRPNYSDTAIQSILSIMGIDESSTICDVGAGTAHLTLALATSGCQIVSVEPNDNMRKHGQKRTELLRNVEWVKATGEATEQSGNTFDAVTFGSSFNVLDRPKALKEVRRIAKPYGWFAAMWNHRDLQNPIQADIEKIIMSHIPEYNYGVRREDQTSIINESGYFKDVVKLEGSVIHKQSIEEVVQAWRSHATLHRQSPGKFEQIIQDIENYLNSLDAVEIQIPYTTRIWLAQLRD; encoded by the coding sequence TTGAATACCCAGTGGGACTATTCTCAATTAGCAGAAGCGTATCTAAAAAGACCGAACTACTCTGATACAGCAATTCAGAGCATCCTATCGATTATGGGTATCGACGAATCAAGCACCATCTGTGACGTTGGAGCGGGTACTGCACACCTTACTTTGGCTTTAGCTACATCAGGCTGCCAGATTGTCTCCGTTGAACCGAATGACAACATGCGTAAGCATGGACAAAAGCGGACAGAACTTCTCAGAAATGTGGAGTGGGTCAAAGCGACTGGCGAAGCTACAGAACAATCCGGAAACACGTTTGATGCAGTCACATTTGGCTCTTCGTTTAATGTACTGGATCGTCCTAAAGCATTGAAAGAGGTTCGCAGAATAGCCAAACCTTACGGCTGGTTTGCCGCAATGTGGAATCATAGGGATCTGCAGAACCCGATTCAGGCGGATATTGAAAAAATTATCATGTCTCACATCCCCGAATACAATTACGGCGTAAGACGAGAAGACCAAACTAGTATCATCAACGAAAGCGGATATTTTAAAGACGTCGTAAAGCTGGAAGGATCCGTTATTCATAAGCAAAGCATCGAAGAAGTTGTTCAAGCATGGCGTTCACATGCCACATTACATCGCCAGTCCCCAGGTAAATTTGAGCAAATCATTCAAGACATTGAAAACTATTTAAATAGTCTGGATGCAGTCGAAATTCAAATCCCCTATACAACGAGAATCTGGCTGGCACAACTTCGCGACTAA
- a CDS encoding FkbM family methyltransferase: MEFKTTFTQMTQHIVESGVLRSNPFILLDVGCSGGIASLWRLFGTSLRAIGVDPVKSEINRLNNTESFEGVNYRSAYIGLPDSHPIVVAREGGEPWGGNPWNRLSAHVAAEIIRQKNEVENKLTTLNDWQNSDLVHQEQKLTVDELVNRENLEDLDFIKIDIDGYDLDVIYSAMNVMNAAPVLGFTLEVNYFGSTSNSDHTFHNTDRLMRESGFDLFDLSVRRYSSSALPAPFTHRCPAQTHYGRPLQGDALYLRDPMSKGTRKAPICPDLDALKTLKLACLFELFGLPDHAAELIIGQRDKITTLCPTGDLLDTLTQETGINYKDYQSYMQAFETDPTQLYPARKK; this comes from the coding sequence ATGGAGTTCAAGACGACCTTTACCCAAATGACTCAACACATTGTAGAGTCAGGGGTACTCAGATCCAATCCGTTTATTTTACTGGACGTTGGGTGCAGCGGAGGCATCGCGTCACTCTGGCGATTATTTGGAACATCCCTCAGAGCAATTGGTGTCGACCCAGTTAAAAGCGAAATAAATCGCTTGAACAACACTGAATCCTTCGAGGGCGTAAATTACCGCAGCGCGTATATTGGTTTACCAGATTCCCACCCCATTGTCGTTGCGAGAGAAGGCGGCGAGCCATGGGGCGGCAACCCCTGGAATCGCTTATCTGCTCATGTGGCGGCTGAAATCATTAGACAAAAGAATGAAGTAGAGAACAAACTCACCACGTTAAACGATTGGCAGAATTCAGATCTCGTGCATCAAGAACAAAAACTGACGGTTGATGAGCTGGTAAATCGAGAAAACCTTGAGGATCTGGATTTTATAAAAATCGACATTGACGGGTATGACTTAGACGTGATCTATTCCGCGATGAATGTAATGAATGCTGCCCCGGTTTTAGGCTTCACGCTGGAAGTAAATTATTTTGGCAGCACGTCTAATAGCGATCATACCTTTCACAATACAGACCGCTTAATGCGCGAATCTGGGTTCGACTTGTTTGATCTTTCTGTCCGCCGATACTCCAGTTCAGCACTGCCCGCCCCCTTCACTCATCGCTGCCCTGCCCAGACACACTATGGTCGCCCACTGCAGGGTGATGCACTGTATCTGAGAGACCCAATGTCAAAGGGCACACGCAAAGCCCCCATTTGCCCTGACCTCGATGCCCTAAAAACACTTAAACTAGCCTGTTTGTTTGAACTGTTCGGCTTACCTGACCACGCGGCGGAACTTATCATTGGACAACGTGATAAAATCACAACCCTCTGCCCCACTGGAGACTTGCTCGATACGTTAACACAGGAAACAGGAATCAATTATAAAGACTATCAAAGCTACATGCAGGCCTTTGAGACTGACCCGACTCAACTCTACCCAGCACGAAAAAAATGA